One genomic window of Evansella cellulosilytica DSM 2522 includes the following:
- a CDS encoding ABC transporter permease, which translates to MQGGPAEKNASWMEQPTISKSNVEGTGENRIEANNKNHKRMVEKARMIVLPVIAGILFIVLWELRFFHTIFQLETYQLPLPSAILEALLANMSTLISYTGYTLTEAVVGMLLGSSLGFIVALVATAWPKWGKGSLTVVASLNAVPIVALAPIMNLWFGSGIGSRIAIVTIMTMAAMAINAYKGMNNVHPFALDLMHSYAATKFEIFKFLRIFNSLPYVFTALKINATASMIGAIVGEFFFSSRGLGYLLSNSIKIGRMPLGWACIIMAAIAGILFYFIVERLEKVFLKWHASERT; encoded by the coding sequence ATGCAAGGCGGTCCTGCAGAGAAAAATGCGAGTTGGATGGAGCAACCAACGATAAGTAAATCGAACGTAGAGGGGACAGGGGAAAATAGAATAGAAGCCAATAATAAAAATCATAAAAGAATGGTAGAAAAAGCGAGAATGATCGTACTTCCGGTTATTGCTGGAATTCTGTTTATTGTCCTATGGGAACTGCGATTTTTTCATACTATTTTTCAGCTAGAAACGTATCAATTACCTCTCCCATCAGCGATATTAGAAGCCTTATTGGCCAATATGTCGACTTTAATCTCCTATACCGGTTATACGCTAACAGAAGCTGTTGTTGGTATGCTTTTAGGCTCCTCACTAGGTTTTATTGTTGCGTTAGTCGCTACCGCATGGCCGAAATGGGGGAAGGGGAGTTTAACGGTTGTTGCCTCACTCAATGCTGTTCCTATTGTCGCGCTAGCTCCAATCATGAACCTTTGGTTTGGTAGTGGGATTGGTTCAAGAATTGCGATTGTAACCATCATGACAATGGCTGCGATGGCAATCAATGCCTACAAAGGAATGAATAATGTCCATCCGTTCGCGTTAGATTTAATGCATTCCTACGCTGCGACGAAATTTGAAATTTTTAAGTTTTTAAGAATTTTTAATAGTTTACCTTACGTGTTTACTGCGTTAAAAATAAATGCCACAGCAAGTATGATTGGAGCGATCGTTGGGGAGTTCTTCTTCTCCTCCAGAGGCTTGGGTTACCTCTTGTCTAATTCCATCAAAATAGGACGAATGCCTTTAGGTTGGGCGTGCATTATTATGGCTGCAATAGCAGGTATCTTGTTTTATTTCATAGTAGAACGACTAGAGAAAGTGTTTTTGAAATGGCATGCTTCTGAGAGAACGTAG
- a CDS encoding ABC transporter substrate-binding protein, whose amino-acid sequence MKTKTNYGSKFGILIVLLLSVLLAACGEEETSSEELTPVSIQLKWVPQAQFAGYFVALENGYYEEEGLDVTIVPGGPDIVPEQQVANGSVDIGVNWVASLLAHRDEGFPLVQISQIYQNSGLVLVSYKEDGIASPADFAGRTVGNWMGGNEFEVLALFDKYGLDPYSDLEFSSQGFTMDQFFTGDIEVASAMTYNEFQVVLAEGVSEDELVVFDMNEEGVAMLQDNLFVNSEWIEENKEVAAKFVRASIKGWQSAIEDQEAAVDAVMNAVEEGSSDREHQVKMMEEVAKLVAPDGFDPANIGMIDDAMFKQTADIALEFGVITEAADLDASYTHEIMEMVTE is encoded by the coding sequence ATGAAAACGAAAACTAACTATGGAAGTAAGTTCGGCATTTTAATTGTGTTGTTGTTAAGTGTGTTGCTTGCCGCTTGTGGGGAAGAGGAAACGAGCTCTGAGGAGTTAACACCAGTGAGTATTCAGTTGAAATGGGTTCCTCAAGCACAGTTTGCAGGTTATTTTGTAGCGTTAGAAAATGGCTATTATGAAGAAGAAGGGTTAGATGTAACAATTGTACCTGGCGGACCGGACATCGTTCCTGAGCAGCAGGTAGCGAACGGATCAGTAGATATTGGTGTAAATTGGGTAGCTAGTCTTCTTGCTCACCGCGATGAAGGATTCCCATTAGTTCAGATTTCACAAATCTATCAAAATAGTGGTCTTGTACTCGTGTCGTATAAAGAGGATGGGATAGCATCGCCAGCTGACTTTGCCGGGCGCACGGTTGGAAACTGGATGGGGGGAAATGAATTCGAAGTGTTAGCTTTATTTGATAAATATGGGCTTGACCCATACTCCGATCTAGAATTTAGTTCTCAAGGGTTTACGATGGACCAATTTTTCACAGGAGATATTGAAGTGGCTTCAGCGATGACATATAACGAATTTCAGGTTGTATTGGCAGAAGGGGTATCTGAAGATGAGTTAGTTGTATTTGATATGAACGAAGAAGGGGTTGCCATGCTTCAAGATAATTTATTTGTTAATAGTGAATGGATTGAGGAAAACAAAGAGGTTGCAGCGAAATTTGTTCGTGCTTCCATTAAAGGGTGGCAATCTGCCATTGAGGATCAAGAAGCAGCCGTTGACGCTGTAATGAATGCTGTAGAGGAAGGTAGCTCCGATCGTGAGCACCAAGTGAAAATGATGGAGGAGGTAGCGAAGCTTGTTGCTCCAGATGGATTTGATCCTGCGAATATTGGAATGATTGATGATGCGATGTTTAAACAAACGGCAGATATCGCGCTCGAATTCGGGGTCATTACGGAAGCGGCAGATTTAGATGCATCGTATACGCATGAAATTATGGAAATGGTAACGGAATAG
- a CDS encoding nitrilase-related carbon-nitrogen hydrolase, with amino-acid sequence MSDKIVIGLIQAKNDVHGDQPVEVHKEKAIEKHIKLVKEAKQKGAQIVCLQEIFYGPYFCTEQSTKWYEAAEEIPNGPTTKLFQELAKELSIVIILPIYEREGIATYYNTAAVIDADGSYLGKYRKTHIPHVGVEAEGCGFWEKYYFKPGNLGYQVFDTAFAKVGVYICYDRHFPEGARLLGLKGAEIVFNPSATVAGLSEYLWKLEQPAHAVANGYYLGAINRVGVEAPWNMGEFYGQSYLVDPRGSFVSTGSRDSDEVIIGEMDKKMIREVRDTWQFYRDRRPETYEEMTALLP; translated from the coding sequence ATGTCAGACAAGATAGTAATCGGATTAATTCAAGCAAAGAATGATGTGCATGGAGATCAACCAGTGGAGGTCCATAAGGAAAAGGCAATTGAAAAGCATATAAAGCTTGTAAAGGAAGCAAAACAGAAGGGTGCCCAGATTGTCTGTTTACAGGAAATTTTCTATGGACCATATTTCTGCACAGAGCAATCAACGAAGTGGTATGAAGCTGCTGAAGAAATACCAAACGGCCCAACAACGAAACTTTTTCAAGAGCTTGCTAAAGAGCTTAGTATTGTCATCATACTGCCAATCTATGAAAGAGAAGGTATTGCCACGTATTATAATACTGCTGCTGTCATCGATGCGGATGGTTCTTATTTAGGGAAATACCGCAAAACACATATCCCTCACGTGGGGGTGGAAGCTGAGGGCTGCGGCTTTTGGGAAAAATATTATTTCAAGCCTGGCAATCTAGGCTATCAAGTATTTGACACAGCATTTGCTAAAGTAGGCGTCTATATTTGCTATGACCGTCATTTTCCAGAAGGCGCAAGATTACTTGGTTTAAAAGGAGCAGAAATTGTCTTCAATCCTTCTGCAACAGTAGCTGGATTATCGGAATATTTATGGAAGCTTGAGCAACCAGCACATGCGGTGGCTAACGGATATTACTTAGGCGCAATAAACCGTGTTGGAGTCGAAGCGCCTTGGAACATGGGTGAATTTTATGGCCAGTCTTATTTAGTAGATCCAAGAGGTAGTTTTGTATCGACAGGCTCAAGAGATAGTGATGAGGTAATTATTGGAGAAATGGATAAAAAAATGATACGAGAAGTTCGTGATACATGGCAATTTTACCGTGACAGACGTCCGGAAACATATGAAGAAATGACAGCACTTCTACCTTAA
- a CDS encoding NAD(P)-dependent oxidoreductase codes for MLRKNFEEISPGLKNQEALEESNRCLYCYDAPCIQACPTGIDIPTFIKKIASGNLKGSAKTIMSANPVGASCARVCPTEELCEGACVLNASTKPIVIGDLQRYATDWAIHNEQVLFKAGKKNGKTVAIVGGGPAGLSAARELALLGYKVTIFEAEKEAGGLNTYGIVSFRLPQAISFWEVEQVKSLDVEIRTNIRVGEDVSVRKLIKDYDSIVLAIGMANVPKLGIKGEDLDNVYDAIEFVKKTKEDIPTSFIGKKVAVIGAGNTAIDAATSSVRLGAENVKVVYRRTVDEMSAYDFEYEFAKQEGVEFRWLTTPKEMISDENGKVKGIICSKNELQEQADGSVRPVPIDGTEFTMDADVVIRAIGQSRYVDLIEAFQLEHTNGVVQVRKGTFQTSNDKVFACGDVVFGNGQGDAMVVTAAEQGKQAAYQLHEKLMKKVTETA; via the coding sequence ATGTTGAGGAAAAACTTTGAAGAAATATCGCCAGGCTTGAAAAATCAAGAAGCTTTGGAAGAATCGAATCGTTGCTTGTATTGCTATGATGCCCCCTGTATTCAAGCTTGTCCCACAGGCATTGATATTCCTACCTTTATTAAAAAGATTGCCTCCGGTAATTTGAAAGGATCAGCAAAAACAATCATGTCTGCAAATCCGGTCGGAGCTAGTTGCGCTAGAGTTTGCCCAACAGAGGAGCTTTGTGAAGGAGCGTGTGTTCTCAATGCTTCAACGAAACCAATTGTGATTGGTGACCTTCAACGATATGCCACTGACTGGGCGATTCATAATGAACAAGTGCTGTTTAAAGCTGGTAAGAAGAATGGTAAAACGGTGGCGATTGTAGGTGGAGGACCCGCTGGATTATCGGCTGCTCGGGAATTAGCACTTCTAGGATATAAAGTAACAATATTTGAAGCTGAAAAAGAGGCCGGTGGCTTAAATACGTATGGAATTGTTTCTTTTCGGCTACCTCAAGCAATATCATTTTGGGAAGTAGAGCAAGTGAAGAGCCTTGATGTGGAGATCCGGACGAATATACGTGTTGGAGAAGATGTATCTGTTAGAAAATTAATAAAAGACTATGATTCTATTGTGTTAGCAATAGGCATGGCCAATGTACCAAAGCTTGGGATTAAGGGAGAGGACCTAGATAACGTATATGACGCGATTGAGTTTGTAAAGAAAACAAAGGAAGACATCCCAACAAGTTTTATCGGCAAAAAGGTCGCAGTTATTGGCGCAGGAAATACAGCGATAGATGCTGCAACGTCCTCAGTTCGTTTAGGTGCTGAGAATGTAAAAGTAGTATACCGTCGGACTGTAGATGAAATGTCTGCCTATGATTTTGAATACGAATTTGCAAAGCAAGAAGGGGTGGAGTTTAGGTGGTTAACGACACCAAAAGAAATGATTAGTGATGAAAACGGAAAAGTAAAAGGCATCATATGCAGCAAAAATGAACTTCAGGAGCAAGCGGATGGCTCTGTTCGCCCTGTGCCAATAGATGGTACTGAATTTACGATGGATGCTGATGTTGTCATTCGAGCCATTGGGCAATCCCGATATGTTGATTTAATAGAAGCGTTTCAGTTGGAACATACGAACGGTGTTGTTCAAGTAAGAAAAGGAACGTTTCAAACCTCAAATGACAAAGTTTTTGCTTGCGGAGATGTAGTTTTTGGGAATGGTCAAGGCGACGCGATGGTTGTTACTGCTGCGGAGCAAGGAAAACAGGCGGCGTATCAATTACATGAAAAGCTAATGAAAAAGGTGACGGAAACAGCTTAA